From the genome of Caballeronia sp. TF1N1, one region includes:
- the mobF gene encoding MobF family relaxase: MLNITTVKRQNVGKVVGYYADSADDYYAKDGSAMQWHGKGAEALGLAGAVEQSRFAELLDGRIDERTQLRRTKPSETRKERLGYDLTFSAPKGVSLQALVHGDARIIAAHDSAVAAALREAEMLAAARSTLNGKTSVEHTHKLVAATFRHETSREVDPDLHTHAFVLNMTQRANGEWRALVNDGIVNSLSHLGNVYKAELAKALELQGFKLKFERNGTFDLAHFTEHQISEFSARRNQIDAKLAEWGLSRESATPEQRDLAAMQTRERKSVINRDDVRESWLARAKELGIDFDRREWAGVGNDGPASSPDSGLRDRLGNEPGNESGNEPRDGSRNVPADECGHSSRPPQIDQPLVFHADQTVKFAIQSLTERQAIVTREQLLAVALRHGYGRLSATDIRAAIDRAQRSGHLIREEALYRSLNPAERAADKTASTGPTGPAMSREKWIAQLMGDQGEGEGTRGGRTREQARALVDAGIAQGRLERIGARYTTHIAQRRERDILALESAGRGAVGSRITAQQIDAYLATRTQTVEHAGLNVEQARAVARIADSINRFMAVPGFAGVGKSYMTKAAKELLEQQGYSVVALAPYGSQKKALESEGIEARTLQSFLKAKNKKLNSGTVIFVDEAGVIPARQMLETMKIVEAHHARVVFLGDTAQTKAIEAGKPFEQLLKAGMQSTEIRTIQRQKDPELLKAVELAAVGKTADSLVHVTRINEVKEAAERYAQIVKTYVDLSPVERVQTLVITGTNQSRKAINEGIQQALGLKGTGREYTLLDRLDTTQAERRHSKYYEKGAVIIPERDYAIGLRRGEQYEVLDTGPGNRLTVRAPDSAVLMFSPAQTTQLSVYRPERIEVAVGDQIKVTRNDKDRDLANGDRLKVREVQETEIVVESHGRSIKLDATRAMYAALAYASTVHSAQGLTSDKVLINLDTRSLTTAKDVYYVAVSRARYEAEIFTDNRARLPSAVLREATKTAALELSQLKHWIDHGHSTSGSSPNDRKIRSKEKAAGGPDLGIGQ, from the coding sequence ATGCTTAACATCACGACCGTCAAGCGGCAGAACGTCGGCAAAGTCGTGGGCTACTACGCCGACAGCGCCGACGACTACTACGCGAAGGATGGCAGCGCCATGCAGTGGCATGGGAAAGGGGCGGAAGCGCTCGGGTTGGCCGGAGCGGTTGAGCAAAGTCGCTTTGCTGAACTGCTGGATGGCCGGATCGATGAGCGCACGCAATTGCGCCGAACCAAGCCCTCGGAGACCCGAAAGGAGCGGCTGGGTTACGACCTGACGTTCTCAGCTCCTAAGGGCGTCTCGCTGCAGGCGCTTGTACACGGTGACGCGCGGATCATTGCGGCGCACGATAGTGCGGTGGCCGCTGCCTTGCGCGAGGCCGAGATGCTGGCCGCGGCCCGCTCCACCTTGAACGGTAAGACGAGCGTGGAGCACACTCATAAGCTGGTCGCGGCGACCTTCCGGCATGAAACCTCGCGCGAAGTGGATCCGGACCTGCACACGCATGCCTTCGTGCTCAACATGACCCAACGTGCGAACGGCGAATGGCGTGCGCTTGTCAATGACGGCATCGTCAATTCGTTGAGCCACCTCGGGAACGTCTATAAAGCAGAGCTCGCGAAGGCGCTCGAGTTGCAAGGCTTCAAACTGAAGTTCGAGCGCAACGGCACCTTCGATCTCGCGCATTTTACCGAGCACCAGATCTCCGAGTTCAGCGCGAGGCGCAACCAGATCGACGCGAAGCTGGCTGAATGGGGTTTGAGTCGCGAGAGCGCCACGCCTGAGCAGCGCGATCTGGCCGCGATGCAGACCCGCGAGCGAAAGAGCGTCATCAATCGGGATGACGTGCGCGAGTCCTGGCTTGCGCGCGCCAAAGAACTCGGGATCGATTTCGATCGCCGTGAGTGGGCCGGCGTGGGGAATGACGGCCCAGCCAGCTCACCGGACAGCGGATTGCGCGATCGGTTAGGCAATGAACCAGGCAATGAATCGGGCAATGAACCCCGTGATGGATCACGCAACGTCCCTGCAGATGAATGCGGCCATTCGAGCCGACCGCCACAGATCGACCAGCCGCTCGTCTTTCACGCCGACCAAACCGTGAAATTTGCGATCCAGAGTTTGACTGAGCGGCAGGCGATCGTCACGCGCGAACAGCTCCTTGCGGTCGCGCTCAGGCACGGCTACGGGCGGCTGAGTGCGACCGACATTCGCGCCGCGATAGACCGCGCGCAGCGCAGCGGACATCTCATCCGAGAGGAGGCCCTCTACCGATCGCTGAATCCGGCCGAGCGTGCGGCCGATAAGACGGCATCGACGGGGCCGACGGGACCTGCGATGTCACGCGAGAAATGGATCGCTCAGTTGATGGGTGACCAGGGCGAGGGTGAAGGCACCCGGGGTGGACGGACCCGCGAACAGGCGCGGGCGCTGGTCGACGCCGGCATTGCGCAAGGACGCCTGGAGAGGATCGGGGCGCGCTACACAACGCACATCGCTCAGCGGCGCGAGCGTGACATCTTGGCACTCGAGTCGGCGGGGCGCGGGGCGGTCGGCTCGCGCATCACGGCGCAGCAGATTGACGCTTATCTGGCGACACGCACCCAGACGGTCGAGCACGCAGGGCTGAACGTCGAGCAGGCGCGAGCGGTCGCGCGCATCGCAGATTCGATTAATCGATTCATGGCGGTGCCCGGCTTCGCAGGTGTCGGGAAAAGCTACATGACCAAGGCGGCGAAAGAGCTGCTTGAGCAGCAGGGTTATTCGGTCGTCGCGCTCGCGCCCTACGGGAGCCAGAAGAAGGCGCTCGAGTCGGAAGGGATCGAGGCACGCACGCTCCAGTCGTTTCTCAAGGCGAAGAACAAGAAGCTCAACAGCGGCACAGTCATCTTCGTGGATGAAGCCGGCGTCATCCCGGCTCGCCAGATGCTTGAAACGATGAAGATTGTTGAGGCGCATCATGCGCGCGTCGTGTTTCTGGGAGACACGGCGCAAACGAAAGCGATCGAGGCGGGCAAGCCGTTCGAACAGCTCCTGAAAGCTGGGATGCAATCGACCGAGATTCGGACGATCCAGCGTCAGAAGGATCCGGAATTGTTGAAGGCAGTTGAGCTGGCCGCGGTGGGCAAGACTGCCGACTCGCTCGTGCACGTGACGCGTATCAACGAGGTCAAGGAAGCGGCCGAGCGCTATGCTCAGATCGTAAAGACCTACGTCGACCTGTCGCCGGTAGAACGCGTACAGACGCTCGTGATCACCGGAACGAACCAGAGTCGCAAGGCGATCAACGAGGGAATACAACAGGCGCTAGGGTTGAAGGGAACCGGTCGCGAGTACACGTTACTCGACCGGCTCGATACGACACAAGCCGAGCGGCGACACAGCAAATACTATGAGAAGGGCGCCGTCATCATCCCGGAACGCGACTACGCCATCGGTCTGCGCCGCGGCGAGCAATACGAGGTGCTGGACACGGGACCCGGAAATCGGCTCACCGTCCGCGCACCGGACAGCGCAGTGTTGATGTTCTCGCCAGCCCAGACCACGCAGCTATCCGTCTATCGACCCGAGCGTATCGAGGTGGCGGTGGGCGATCAGATCAAAGTCACACGCAACGACAAGGATCGGGATCTTGCGAATGGTGATCGACTGAAGGTCCGGGAGGTTCAAGAGACGGAGATCGTTGTTGAGTCGCATGGGCGGTCCATCAAGCTCGATGCGACGCGAGCCATGTATGCAGCGCTCGCCTACGCTTCGACCGTCCACAGTGCTCAAGGTCTAACGAGCGATAAGGTGCTGATCAACCTCGATACGCGATCCCTCACCACGGCAAAAGACGTCTACTACGTCGCAGTCTCGCGCGCCCGATACGAGGCAGAGATATTCACCGATAACCGTGCGCGGCTGCCTAGTGCTGTGTTACGAGAAGCGACCAAGACAGCTGCGCTTGAGCTCAGCCAACTTAAGCACTGGATTGACCACGGGCACAGCACGAGCGGTTCGTCGCCGAATGATCGAAAGATCCGAAGTAAAGAGAAGGCTGCGGGTGGTCCAGACTTGGGTATCGGTCAGTGA
- a CDS encoding DNA-binding transcriptional regulator, giving the protein MKKADIAAVPGMVLMQVDWPTAEEIKQFRQELGMTQQQFSSTFDIPLDTVRRWEQEQNAPQRSNAVNTQSRKLCRTHRTRRQRQGQQQESDESHSGRVQSNNFITAGAPLCGVPFFDIHQSGTAIVQMLGV; this is encoded by the coding sequence ATGAAGAAAGCAGATATTGCGGCTGTGCCGGGCATGGTGCTCATGCAAGTCGACTGGCCGACAGCTGAAGAGATAAAGCAATTTCGTCAGGAGTTGGGTATGACGCAACAACAATTTTCCTCAACCTTCGACATTCCATTGGATACTGTTCGTCGATGGGAGCAGGAGCAGAATGCTCCGCAACGCTCCAACGCAGTCAACACGCAGTCGAGAAAGCTATGTCGCACGCATCGTACGCGTAGACAGCGCCAGGGCCAGCAGCAAGAGAGCGATGAGTCCCATTCAGGCCGGGTTCAGTCAAATAACTTCATCACTGCCGGTGCGCCTCTGTGCGGTGTGCCTTTCTTCGACATCCACCAATCCGGCACGGCCATCGTGCAAATGCTGGGTGTCTGA
- a CDS encoding tetratricopeptide repeat protein, with the protein MNLFKNMTRHRNVPVSSRQPEGREAVQMVRNTLGDKRAPFETQLRELWRRCRWSMPEEVDLTWKRAAYEMASFLPTPPSQEVVRKMVTQGYGVSDARISALLKGMKAVGALPSHDEHMWRMVASLCDLMGRPELYDEIKNFDLESIVIGVKEVEGAEALTTSLTHSKEKPCSLPRRDLHPIVGRNFIANALKSRLLTALNCALVYRIGVGKTAIALEIGNDPEVMQKFDGVLLAEMGLEINLETALRNWASALDIQVEEKALLKNDQQWEAAVNDAIGKRRMLLILDDVVGSKLDSARRIMRNVGRNCVYLITTREQRVASQLVGNDEGVTKIEALSEEDGCRVLESLAPQAVAYDRKAALEIVGAVDGLPLALVLIGNYLRYEASHGDEERTRTAFTRMTQAGQRFSLRDDERSFGEIIDLSVKALPSDEYREAFAALSIFRARPYGFSLNEAERLCHITRSTLWGLVDAGLVELHDRKGMYTVHRVIHDYASLKLDPKSRVALHQGAFEYYRDLLVTLEEGYTADTGTPQDPHAYLRWLRYETPEWLAALDNWLHHLSHVGDEAESLMAFLGTYLNAFWWWGCFVEYEFCEQLIEALQQSGLSESGRHLVTLLRRFQENYAIESLTPTDRRQGSWKIVAATLHELMNLAGLDCPIADLKSLERRHVRALFDIFLAEAYRFGDGNFPTAAKWYSEACELFRANSDRWDLAFTSYHLADLNLEFGQYDAGLRHSKEALSLGLAEEDPEVVADSYRVRGDLCIAQGKLEQAVDNYLLAVSHAYRFQVEPCPPDPYTVTFYFRMVRDVIARMEALNDEQRAVALARFKTFWPVEAPIADRDSVELTFNSFPAYFDLELKNLKQDGAAYAIEVEASCASLVEEVSALSLQVSQEA; encoded by the coding sequence ATGAACCTATTCAAGAACATGACGAGACATCGGAATGTTCCGGTCTCATCCAGACAGCCGGAAGGCCGGGAGGCGGTGCAAATGGTTCGAAACACGCTAGGGGACAAGAGGGCGCCATTCGAAACACAACTTCGCGAGTTGTGGCGGAGATGCCGCTGGTCGATGCCGGAAGAAGTTGATCTGACATGGAAAAGGGCAGCCTACGAAATGGCCTCCTTTCTCCCTACACCACCGTCGCAAGAAGTCGTGCGAAAGATGGTCACCCAAGGCTACGGTGTCAGCGACGCTCGGATCTCGGCGTTACTTAAAGGCATGAAGGCAGTAGGCGCGCTCCCTTCGCACGATGAGCACATGTGGAGGATGGTCGCTTCGCTCTGCGATCTGATGGGCCGCCCAGAACTGTACGACGAAATCAAAAACTTCGATTTGGAGTCGATTGTTATCGGAGTGAAAGAAGTGGAAGGTGCTGAGGCTCTCACCACTTCCCTTACGCACTCGAAAGAAAAACCTTGTAGCCTTCCCAGGCGCGACCTTCACCCTATCGTTGGCCGAAATTTTATTGCGAATGCCCTGAAATCTAGACTTCTCACTGCGCTCAATTGCGCGTTGGTTTATCGCATAGGAGTGGGCAAGACGGCGATAGCGCTTGAAATCGGAAATGACCCTGAGGTTATGCAGAAGTTCGACGGCGTGCTGTTGGCAGAGATGGGTCTCGAAATCAATCTCGAGACTGCTTTGAGAAATTGGGCGTCAGCACTTGACATTCAAGTGGAGGAGAAGGCATTGCTGAAGAACGACCAGCAATGGGAGGCGGCCGTCAATGATGCGATTGGAAAGCGCAGAATGCTCTTGATCCTTGACGATGTCGTTGGTAGCAAGCTTGATTCGGCAAGGCGAATCATGCGCAATGTTGGACGTAACTGTGTCTACCTGATTACGACCAGAGAACAACGCGTGGCAAGCCAGCTTGTAGGTAACGACGAAGGTGTCACAAAAATTGAAGCGCTATCCGAAGAAGACGGCTGTCGTGTCCTTGAATCGCTTGCGCCGCAAGCCGTTGCTTACGACAGGAAGGCGGCGCTCGAGATCGTCGGGGCTGTAGATGGCCTACCTCTCGCCCTTGTTTTGATTGGCAACTACCTGCGCTATGAGGCGAGTCACGGAGACGAAGAGCGCACCCGCACGGCTTTTACTCGCATGACGCAGGCAGGTCAGCGTTTCAGCCTTCGGGACGACGAACGCTCGTTTGGTGAGATCATCGATCTCAGTGTCAAGGCACTTCCAAGCGACGAATACCGTGAAGCTTTTGCCGCACTATCAATTTTCCGGGCAAGGCCCTACGGTTTCTCACTCAATGAAGCGGAGCGCCTGTGCCACATAACACGTTCGACGTTGTGGGGTTTGGTCGACGCTGGGCTCGTTGAATTGCATGACAGAAAGGGTATGTACACGGTCCATCGTGTCATCCACGACTATGCCAGCTTAAAATTGGACCCGAAGTCGCGCGTGGCGTTACATCAGGGAGCATTCGAATATTACCGCGACCTACTCGTAACGCTTGAGGAGGGTTACACCGCGGATACCGGGACGCCTCAGGATCCGCATGCCTATTTGCGATGGCTTCGATATGAGACGCCGGAGTGGCTGGCCGCATTGGATAATTGGCTTCATCATTTGTCGCATGTAGGCGATGAAGCAGAAAGTCTGATGGCTTTCTTGGGGACATATCTAAATGCTTTTTGGTGGTGGGGATGTTTTGTCGAATATGAGTTTTGCGAGCAACTCATAGAGGCTCTGCAGCAAAGTGGCCTGTCGGAGTCGGGCCGGCATCTCGTGACGTTACTCAGACGCTTCCAGGAAAACTACGCCATTGAATCCTTGACGCCTACCGATCGGAGGCAGGGTTCGTGGAAGATTGTCGCAGCCACGCTGCACGAGCTGATGAATCTAGCCGGACTCGATTGTCCAATTGCCGACCTGAAAAGTTTGGAGCGCCGACACGTGAGGGCGCTGTTTGATATTTTTCTCGCTGAGGCATATCGCTTTGGGGATGGAAATTTCCCTACGGCCGCCAAATGGTACAGCGAAGCGTGCGAATTATTCAGGGCTAACTCGGATCGATGGGATCTTGCGTTTACTTCGTATCACTTGGCAGACCTGAACCTCGAGTTTGGGCAGTACGACGCTGGTCTCAGACACTCCAAGGAGGCGCTTTCCTTGGGGTTGGCGGAGGAAGACCCGGAAGTTGTTGCAGACAGCTATCGAGTGCGAGGAGATCTCTGCATTGCACAAGGAAAGTTAGAGCAGGCCGTTGACAATTATTTGCTCGCAGTATCCCACGCCTACCGCTTTCAGGTTGAACCCTGTCCGCCCGACCCTTACACGGTGACTTTCTACTTCAGAATGGTGCGGGATGTCATTGCGAGAATGGAGGCGTTAAATGACGAACAGCGTGCTGTCGCGTTGGCAAGGTTTAAAACGTTCTGGCCAGTCGAGGCACCCATAGCGGACCGTGATTCCGTCGAACTGACGTTTAATTCATTTCCGGCGTACTTCGATCTCGAACTGAAGAATCTCAAGCAAGACGGCGCCGCATATGCGATAGAGGTAGAGGCCTCGTGCGCCTCTCTCGTGGAAGAAGTATCGGCGCTCTCGCTGCAAGTCTCCCAAGAAGCGTAG
- a CDS encoding FAD-dependent oxidoreductase gives MPPISLDRQSPRVAVVGAGLAGLNSAFFLKQAGCDVQIYEASDRVGGRVLTDVSGLQPGLVSELGGEFIDSSHVDMLALAEYLELPLLDIQRLSETAMSDAYFIRGQHYSEGDVVRAFADVAPQFAADIARLPDNINHWSQNDTAIALDRLSVAEYLDRLGVSGWFRELIDVAYLTEYGLETGEQSSLNLLTLIGTDVKSGFAVFGESDQRFKVIGGNEQITQALARKLESCINLENRLVRMRRNDHDVSLTLDVTGSAHEVRVDGVVLALPFTLLRQVDLGDTFPPAKRRAIDELGYGQGAKLLLGTHSRLWRDDGFGGDLYSDLPFQTGWDSSRLRQGELGVYTFFLGGNAGRKLGEGTAEAHADAMAAHLNAVFPGVAAQRTGTIRRVHWPSKPFSLGAYSCYRPGQWTSVAGIEGENVGSICFAGEHCSPDFQGFMNGAAESGRRATWTLLKSLGLAT, from the coding sequence GTGCCACCAATATCGCTCGACCGGCAGTCGCCGCGTGTTGCCGTTGTCGGCGCAGGCTTGGCGGGGCTCAATTCCGCTTTTTTCTTGAAACAGGCTGGGTGTGATGTCCAGATCTATGAGGCTTCTGACCGAGTGGGCGGACGCGTGCTTACGGATGTGAGTGGTTTGCAACCGGGCCTGGTCTCTGAGCTAGGCGGTGAGTTCATTGACAGCTCGCATGTAGACATGTTGGCCTTGGCGGAATATCTCGAGCTGCCATTGCTTGATATCCAACGCCTGAGCGAAACTGCAATGTCAGACGCGTACTTCATCCGAGGCCAGCATTACAGCGAGGGTGACGTGGTTCGCGCATTTGCAGACGTCGCGCCGCAATTCGCCGCTGACATAGCGCGCCTTCCCGACAACATCAACCATTGGAGTCAAAATGACACGGCAATTGCACTCGATCGCCTGTCGGTCGCTGAATACCTAGACCGGCTGGGTGTAAGCGGGTGGTTCCGTGAATTAATTGATGTTGCGTACCTCACGGAGTATGGGCTGGAGACGGGAGAACAATCGTCGCTCAACCTTCTTACGCTGATAGGGACAGACGTGAAGTCTGGATTCGCAGTATTCGGCGAAAGCGATCAACGCTTCAAGGTCATCGGCGGCAATGAACAGATTACGCAGGCGCTTGCCCGAAAGCTCGAATCATGTATCAATCTGGAAAACAGACTTGTACGAATGCGTCGCAACGACCACGACGTTTCGCTTACCCTTGATGTCACCGGTAGCGCGCATGAGGTGCGAGTGGATGGCGTAGTTCTTGCGCTCCCATTTACGTTATTACGGCAGGTAGATCTAGGAGACACGTTCCCACCTGCTAAGCGCCGAGCGATAGACGAGCTAGGCTATGGTCAGGGTGCGAAGTTGTTACTTGGGACGCACTCGCGATTATGGCGAGATGACGGTTTTGGAGGTGACCTCTACTCCGACTTGCCCTTTCAGACCGGGTGGGACAGTAGTCGGCTTCGCCAGGGCGAACTTGGCGTCTATACATTCTTTCTAGGTGGAAACGCCGGTAGGAAACTAGGAGAGGGAACCGCCGAAGCGCATGCAGATGCCATGGCGGCGCATTTGAATGCTGTGTTCCCTGGCGTCGCGGCGCAACGAACAGGGACAATACGGCGTGTGCATTGGCCGAGCAAGCCGTTCTCGTTGGGAGCGTACAGTTGCTATCGTCCCGGACAGTGGACTTCGGTGGCTGGCATTGAGGGGGAGAACGTTGGCTCGATCTGCTTCGCGGGCGAACACTGCAGTCCCGATTTCCAAGGTTTTATGAACGGCGCGGCGGAAAGCGGGCGTCGCGCCACGTGGACCCTACTGAAATCGCTTGGGCTCGCTACGTAG
- a CDS encoding BON domain-containing protein — MKIRMAVVTLCGMALLSASMTGFAQNASDSGAMVASSAAPASNNKAANRKLAKDVRRALSRTKDVSVANINVRALNGVVTLAGTVPDESQIDKATKSAQGVAGVTSVKNALTIRPVGQ; from the coding sequence ATGAAAATCAGAATGGCGGTAGTCACGCTCTGCGGTATGGCGTTGCTGAGTGCGTCCATGACCGGATTCGCGCAGAACGCGAGCGACTCGGGCGCGATGGTGGCGTCGAGCGCCGCGCCTGCATCGAACAACAAGGCGGCAAACCGGAAGCTGGCGAAGGATGTGCGGCGCGCACTCAGCCGCACTAAGGACGTCAGCGTGGCCAATATCAACGTGCGCGCGTTGAACGGTGTCGTCACGCTTGCAGGTACGGTGCCCGATGAATCTCAGATCGACAAGGCGACGAAGAGCGCGCAGGGTGTCGCGGGCGTGACGTCCGTCAAGAATGCGTTGACGATTCGGCCAGTGGGCCAATAG
- a CDS encoding TetR/AcrR family transcriptional regulator, with protein MKSLTIALNDAVEKDTKGTQRGRRETRVPEILEAAIRVFAMEGNAGFTQRGVAAAADVRLATLQHYFGSRDSLLQATIEELAKRYLSRFRQIAEDVSNTPEARLEALLDETFDVLAGPDNVVSPFALEVWCLAEHHETVRNMMVDVSGDFQSLFSGLVEQMNPKLGASECHIRGALIYSHWQGLIVFLRRAGRNTPDLTAFRRATRVVWNALSTAP; from the coding sequence ATGAAATCCCTGACGATCGCACTCAACGATGCCGTCGAGAAAGACACCAAAGGCACGCAGCGCGGACGGCGAGAAACACGCGTGCCCGAGATCCTCGAAGCCGCGATCCGCGTGTTCGCGATGGAAGGCAATGCCGGCTTCACGCAGCGCGGCGTAGCCGCCGCCGCCGATGTCCGGCTGGCCACGTTGCAGCACTATTTCGGCAGTCGCGACTCGCTCTTGCAGGCGACGATAGAAGAGCTGGCGAAGCGCTATCTGAGCCGCTTCCGGCAGATTGCAGAGGACGTATCAAATACGCCAGAGGCACGGCTTGAAGCATTGCTGGACGAAACGTTCGACGTCCTTGCCGGACCGGACAACGTCGTCAGCCCGTTCGCACTAGAAGTCTGGTGTCTCGCCGAACACCACGAAACCGTGCGCAACATGATGGTCGATGTGAGCGGAGACTTTCAGTCCTTGTTCAGTGGCCTCGTCGAGCAAATGAACCCGAAACTGGGCGCGAGCGAATGCCATATTCGCGGCGCGCTCATCTATTCGCATTGGCAAGGGCTGATCGTGTTTTTGCGGCGGGCGGGACGCAACACACCGGACCTGACCGCCTTTCGCCGCGCGACCCGCGTGGTCTGGAATGCACTAAGCACGGCTCCGTGA